From the Daucus carota subsp. sativus chromosome 8, DH1 v3.0, whole genome shotgun sequence genome, one window contains:
- the LOC108197941 gene encoding zinc finger protein 4-like gives MSNSFSIFSSSSSIRRTQPADSSTSLNITSNIAPASATTYGCTYCDKTFSTHQALGGHQRAHKEQREAEKRQAETHYQGINPQNKRRREEYATQAATASAALTPLRPAAGSSLNLPPPASQRGHAIRSSRFFEVPDLLGPSVAPTAPLPGGASSGPAIGHEEENAVDLDLKL, from the coding sequence ATGTCTAATTCCTTCTCTATCTTCTCGTCCTCTTCTTCCATTAGAAGGACACAACCAGCCGATTCTTCAACGTCACTGAATATCACCAGCAACATAGCACCGGCCAGTGCAACAACTTATGGTTGCACTTATTGTGACAAAACCTTCTCTACCCACCAGGCCCTGGGTGGGCACCAAAGGGCCCACAAGGAGCAGCGTGAAGCCGAAAAGCGGCAGGCTGAGACCCACTACCAGGGCATCAATCCTCAGAACAAGAGGAGAAGAGAGGAGTATGCAACTCAGGCTGCTACCGCATCAGCTGCTCTGACACCTCTTAGACCTGCTGCAGGATCCTCCCTGAATCTTCCTCCACCAGCCTCTCAACGGGGTCATGCCATCAGAAGTTCCAGGTTTTTTGAAGTGCCTGATCTGTTGGGGCCTTCTGTTGCACCCACCGCTCCTCTACCCGGTGGAGCAAGCAGCGGTCCTGCAATAGGGCATGAAGAAGAGAATGCTGTGGATTTGGATCTTAAGCTCTAG